ACGGCATGGGCGGCGCGACGGCAGCACTGGTTGCCATCGGCGAGTTCATGCACCTGAGCGACGAGCTCAGCCGCGGACAGACCATCTCGGTCGTCCTCGGCGTCATCATCGGCTCGATCTCCTTTGCCGGTAGTGTCATCGCCTTCCTGAAGCTGCAGGAGATGATCTCCGGTCGGCCAATCGTCTGGACCGGACAGAACATCGTCAACGCGATCGTCGCCCTGGGCATCGTGGTGCTCGGCGTCTCGGTGGCGCTCGGCTTTGTCGAGGGTGATACGGCCAAGGGCCTGCTGCTTGGCGTCTTCGGCCTGTCGCTGCTGCTCGGTCTGGCGACGGTGCTGCCCATCGGTGGCGCGGACATGCCGGTCGTCATCGCGATCCTGAACTCGTTCACGGGCGTCGCGGCGGCCATCACCGGCTTCCAGCTCGACAACCAGGCGCTGATCGTGGCTGGTGCGCTCGTTGGTGCGTCCGGTGCATTCCTGACGCTGTTGATGGCTCGCGCGATGAATCGCTCCGTCTCCAACGTCCTCTTCGGCGCATTCGGCTCGCACACAACATCTGGTGGTGGTGCCACTGGCGCAGGCGGCGAGGCGCTGCCGGTGCGCGAGATCAGCGCCGAGGATGCGGCGATCCCGCTGTCATATGCCGAGCGCGTCATCATCGTGCCGGGCTACGGTCTCGCCGTGGCGCAGGCGCAGCAGCAGGTGCGTGAGCTGGCCGATCTGCTCAAGGAGCGCGGCGTCGATGTGCGCTACGCAATCCACCCGGTGGCAGGTCGTATGCCGGGCCACATGAACGTCCTCCTCGCCGAGGCCAACGTCGCTTACGACGACCTCTACGAGATGGAGCAGATCAATGACGACTTCGCCAACACCGATGTCGCGCTCGTGATCGGCGCGAACGACGTCACCAACCCGGCGGCGCGCAGCGACACGAGCAGCCCGATTTACGGCATGCCGATTCTGAACGTCGACCAGGCGAAGAACATCATCGTCCTGAAGCGTGGTATGAGCTCCGGCTTCGCCGGCATCGAGAACATGCTCTTCCACGACCCGAAGACATCGATGCTCTTCGGCGACGCCCGCGCCTCCCTCGGCAAGCTGATCGAGGCGGTCAAGGCGACCTAGGCCCAGCACATCTGACACAGTGACACGAGCGGGGGAGAAATCTCCCGCCCGTGTCGTTGTCCACGCACAACAGTCGCTCATCGACTGGCAGACGGTGGCCGATAGCCGCGCAGGCGGACAAACGGTCGGAGCAACAGACCTCCAACCCGGATGATCGACCAGGGCGGCGATGTCGGACGCAACACATCGCCGTAGCTGCTGATGAGAACGATCATCCTCGGCGTTACTTTCACGCCGTCAGACGTCGGAGGTGTTTCGTCCATCAACGCAAACCAGTCGCGGAAGAACTCTTCACTCCGCAGCGCCGGTCGCGCTTCCTGCAGAGAGTGGGCGTCCTCCGGGCCGGGGTTCCAGAAGTTGTGGGGAACATTGGGAGGAATGACGATGCGCTCACCAGCGCGAACGACGTACTCCTGTCCTTCAATCGAGAAATGCAGCACTCCAGCCAACACTTCAGCTGATGTCTCCTGATGTGGGTGAACATGCATCGGCTCCGGTGGTCCGGGCGGGTTGACCGTGTCAATCTGTAGCAGAGCTGCATCATGATGAACAAACAGCATGCGCTGACCAGTGCGGGGATTGACGATCTCGTTGGTGGGCATGGCCGACTCCTTCCTCTGGGTGAACGTCGATGCTGTGGTTCGGCACATTGTTTGATATTCGATAGAGTGAATCTATACTGAATATATGACACCGTCAAGATCTCGCCGCCAATACGATTCAGCCAGACGCCGCGAACAGGCCGCAGCCACCCATGAGCGTATTCTCGTGACTGCTGAGCGGCTATTCGCCGAGTTCGGCTACACGACGGTAACGATGGACTTGATTGCTCGGGAGGCCGGTGTTGCGGTCGCGACTGTCTATCAGCACTTCCCGGCACGAACGGCGATCATCGAAGCTATGGCTGATGCCGTTGTTGCTGCGCCGGATCTGAACGTTGAACAGGTGACAGCCGAGGTCGACCCAATCGAGCGCTTCAAAATCGGAGCACGGATCATCAGTGACCTGAACGAGCGAGCGTGGCTGGTCAACAGCATCTTGCGCGATTCGCGCGGAAGTGACGCAAGGCTGGCAGAGATATGGAACACGTGGCAGTCGCGTCACTACAACGCGGTTCGGCGCGCGGTCGACTCACTGGCTGCTGCTGGCGATCTGCGCGCAGGCGTCGATACTGAGCGGGCTGCCGACGTGCTCTACGCGCTGATGGGCAGCGAAGTGTACCGGGCACTTGTCAACGAACGTGGCTGGACGCGGAAACAGTACGAAGAGTGGCTCTTCCAGATTACCAGCCGCGAACTGCTGGACGGTCCACCAAACGACCTGCGGTAGACTAGCCGCGGCGTGCCTCTCGGCGATGCCAGGAGAGAACGATGGAGATGGGAGAGACGCGATGGCAGGGCGATATCTGATTCGTGGCGGTGTGCTGATTGACGGTACCGGCGCAGATCCGATTGAGGACGGCGCGGTTCTGG
This window of the Thermomicrobiales bacterium genome carries:
- a CDS encoding NAD(P)(+) transhydrogenase (Re/Si-specific) subunit beta, whose amino-acid sequence is MSDLFTTRDGLVGLAYLVAAIFFIFGLRYLSNAQTARRGNQIAAIGMGIAILATFFLHQDGVGMSATNIVLIIVAIAIGGAASTYPSRKVPMTAMPQMVAIFNGMGGATAALVAIGEFMHLSDELSRGQTISVVLGVIIGSISFAGSVIAFLKLQEMISGRPIVWTGQNIVNAIVALGIVVLGVSVALGFVEGDTAKGLLLGVFGLSLLLGLATVLPIGGADMPVVIAILNSFTGVAAAITGFQLDNQALIVAGALVGASGAFLTLLMARAMNRSVSNVLFGAFGSHTTSGGGATGAGGEALPVREISAEDAAIPLSYAERVIIVPGYGLAVAQAQQQVRELADLLKERGVDVRYAIHPVAGRMPGHMNVLLAEANVAYDDLYEMEQINDDFANTDVALVIGANDVTNPAARSDTSSPIYGMPILNVDQAKNIIVLKRGMSSGFAGIENMLFHDPKTSMLFGDARASLGKLIEAVKAT
- a CDS encoding cupin domain-containing protein yields the protein MPTNEIVNPRTGQRMLFVHHDAALLQIDTVNPPGPPEPMHVHPHQETSAEVLAGVLHFSIEGQEYVVRAGERIVIPPNVPHNFWNPGPEDAHSLQEARPALRSEEFFRDWFALMDETPPTSDGVKVTPRMIVLISSYGDVLRPTSPPWSIIRVGGLLLRPFVRLRGYRPPSASR
- a CDS encoding TetR/AcrR family transcriptional regulator; this encodes MTAERLFAEFGYTTVTMDLIAREAGVAVATVYQHFPARTAIIEAMADAVVAAPDLNVEQVTAEVDPIERFKIGARIISDLNERAWLVNSILRDSRGSDARLAEIWNTWQSRHYNAVRRAVDSLAAAGDLRAGVDTERAADVLYALMGSEVYRALVNERGWTRKQYEEWLFQITSRELLDGPPNDLR